A single Vespa crabro chromosome 21, iyVesCrab1.2, whole genome shotgun sequence DNA region contains:
- the LOC124431396 gene encoding autophagy-related protein 101, with protein MNARTQLFELSMEGRQVDEAVASIFHSVLFHRSLGKFKYKQEGSYSVGTVGYQDVDCDFIDFTYVCCSSVHLDQTLKREISGFSEALRSTDSPGSGQISLEFFQKKKNRWPFQAECIPWEVWTVRLELIKLATEHERQICREKVGDLLTDKILYITEVMNRHDYLPKMPNQAELDLIFDTSYPDIQPYLFKLSFTTSSPSSSTMGNTMKKLIKETLSI; from the coding sequence ATGAATGCCAGAACACAACTATTTGAGTTAAGTATGGAGGGTCGGCAGGTCGACGAAGCTGTAGCCAGTATATTTCACAGCGTTCTATTTCATAGAAGCCTTGGAAAATTTAAGTACAAACAAGAAGGCAGCTATTCCGTTGGTACCGTCGGATATCAAGATGTCGACTgtgatttcattgatttcacaTACGTATGCTGTTCCTCTGTACATCTTGATCAAAccttgaaaagagaaatatcggGCTTTTCTGAAGCTTTACGTTCTACGGATAGTCCTGGTTCTGGTCAAATATCGTTAGAattttttcagaaaaaaaagaatcgctGGCCGTTTCAGGCAGAGTGTATACCATGGGAAGTATGGACAGTGAGGCTCGAGCTTATAAAATTAGCAACTGAGCATGAACGTCAAATATGTAGGGAGAAGGTTGGTGATCTGTTGACAGATAAAATTCTCTATATAACTGAAGTCATGAATAGGCATGACTATTTACCAAAAATGCCAAATCAGGCTGAATTAGATTTGATTTTTGATACTTCTTATCCGGACATTCAGCCTTATCTCTTTAAATTGTCTTTCACAACTTCTAGCCCATCGAGTTCAACAATGGGTAATACAATGAAAAAGTTGATTAAGGAGACATTGTCCATTTAG
- the LOC124431399 gene encoding prolactin-releasing peptide receptor-like, protein MEGNDSTNYWQNLSLSNVSHHTDDQIMSNLSVQIIFCIFYGNIFILGVFGNVLVCYVVLRNQQMQTVTNLFITNLAFSDLLLCVLAVPFTPLYTFLGGWIFGRILCHLVPYAQGVSVYISTWTLTSIAIDRFLVILYPFHPRMKIEICWTIIFGIWMVALMLTLPYGFYMQFEPYEPYTYCEEHWPSEPFRKVFSSFTTILQFLVPCFVITLCYICVWIKLNDRARLKPGSKSSKREETDRERKKRTNRMLVAMVIIFGFSWLPLNIVNIINDFYPPANDWSYYGLFFFMTHCLAMSSTCYNPFLYAWLNDNFRKEFKQVLPCFSRTSRNSTPRLTEGCRSEKLCNGNNTVQESLLPSQAIKVQVSQGCEMITLNPTTTNTLKDQDRRSSTSKDFEDAIL, encoded by the exons ATGGAAGGAAACGATAGTACGAATTATTGGCAAAATTTGAGCTTATCGAACGTAAGCCATCACACAGACGATCAAATAATGTCGAATCTAAGCGTACAGATAATATTCTGTATATTTTACGGTAACATATTTATACTCGGTGTATTCGGTAATGTATTGGTATGTTACGTTGTATTACGTAATCAACAGATGCAAACCGTAACAAATCTCTTTATAACGAACTTAGCGTTCAGCGATTTATTATTGTGCGTATTGGCGGTACCATTTACGCCATTGTACACATTTTTAGGTGGTTGGATATTTGGTAGAATATTGTGCCATTTGGTACCGTACGCACAAGGTGTAAGCGTTTACATAAGTACATGGACATTGACGAGCATAGCGATCGATCGTTTCcttgtaatattatatccaTTTCATCCGCGtatgaaaattgaaatctGTTGGACTATAATATTTGGAATATGGATGGTTGCATTAATGTTGACCCTACCATATGGGTTTTATATGCAATTCGAACCTTACGAGCCTTATACTTATTGCGAGGAACATTGGCCGAGCGAGCCTTTCCGTAAGGTTTTCAGTTCATTTACAACGATATTGCAATTTCTCGTGCCCTGTTTCGTAATAACACTTTGTTACATATGCGTTTGGATAAAATTGAATGATAGGGCAAGATTAAAGCCCGGTAGCAAAAGTAGCAAACGCGAAGAAACGGATCgtgaaaggaagaaacgtaCGAATAGAATGTTGGTAGCtatggtaataatatttgGATTCTCATGGTTACCATTAAACATCGTTAACATCATCAATGACTTTTATCCGCCCGCCAACGATTGGTCTTATTACGGATTGTTCTTCTTTATGACCCATTGTCTTGCTATGAGCAGCACCTGTTACAATCCATTTCTTTATGCCTGGCTCaacgataattttcgaaaggaATTCAAACAG GTCCTACCATGTTTCTCAAGGACATCGAGGAACAGTACGCCGAGATTAACGGAGGGTTGTAGAAGTGAGAAACTctgcaatggaaataataccGTACAAGAAAGTCTATTACCAAGTCAGGCGATTAAAGTCCAGGTGTCACAGGGTTGCGAGATGATAACCTTGAATCCAACTACGACAAATACTTTAAAGGATCAGGATCGTCGTTCGAGCACGTCCAAGGATTTCGAAGATGCTATTCTCTAA